Proteins encoded within one genomic window of Humulus lupulus chromosome 1, drHumLupu1.1, whole genome shotgun sequence:
- the LOC133785452 gene encoding cytochrome P450 94A2-like, with protein MVILAFVVFFIAPLTLFFILRPKNAIKTTTTNTSSSPQLPLLPKSYPIFGTYFAASANNHRRHQWFTELLQNSPSATFVLNHLLGPRQIITANPAVVHHILKSNFPNYQKGESVRVNLSDFLGDGIFCADGQSWKFQRQLASYEFNAKSLRKFVETVVDAELHDRLLPILATAAESQDGAGGVLDLQDILQRFAFDNICKIAFGYDPAYLLPSLPQSKFAVAFDAATKISGERSTSLIPLIWKIKRFLGIGSQRELAIFVSEVRDFAMTVIREKKKLAEKSSLESVDLLSRFLSSGHSDEKFVTDIVISFILAGRDTTSAALTWFFWLVSKNPRIEREILNEITSEKISSEAAGSAYEETKDMVYTLAALCESMRLYPPVPSDSKEVGNDDVLPGGTAVRKGEKVTYHPYSMGRLESIWGKDWAEYRPERWLEWDEKAEKWSFVGRDPYTYPVFQAGPRICLGKEMAFLQMKRVVAGVMRRFRVVSAIEEGVEPVFVSYLTSKMKDGFPVKIQKRANA; from the coding sequence ATGGTGATATTAGCTTTCGTCGTCTTCTTCATTGCTCCCTTAACTCTCTTTTTCATACTCCGCCCTAAAAACGCCATTAAAACCACCACCACCAACACCTCATCCTCACCTCAACTGCCACTACTCCCCAAATCATATCCAATTTTCGGAACCTACTTCGCCGCCTCAGCCAACAACCACCGCCGACACCAGTGGTTCACTGAGCTTCTCCAGAACTCTCCCTCCGCCACCTTCGTACTCAACCACCTCCTTGGCCCCCGCCAGATCATCACTGCCAACCCCGCCGTCGTCCACCATATCCTCAAGTCCAACTTCCCCAATTACCAGAAGGGTGAATCCGTCCGCGTCAACCTCTCTGACTTTCTCGGCGACGGAATCTTCTGTGCCGACGGACAGAGCTGGAAGTTCCAGCGCCAGCTCGCCAGCTACGAATTCAACGCCAAGTCCCTCCGTAAGTTCGTCGAAACCGTAGTCGATGCGGAACTTCACGACCGCCTTCTCCCCATTCTCGCCACCGCAGCCGAAAGCCAAGACGGTGCCGGCGGCGTCCTCGATCTCCAAGACATTCTCCAACGGTTCGCCTTCGATAACATATGTAAGATTGCTTTTGGGTACGACCCGGCGTATCTGTTACCTTCTCTACCGCAATCGAAGTTCGCGGTGGCTTTCGACGCCGCGACTAAGATCAGCGGGGAACGTTCCACGTCTTTGATCCCTTTGATCTGGAAGATCAAGAGGTTTCTGGGAATCGGTTCTCAGAGAGAactggctatctttgtttcggaAGTGAGAGATTTCGCCATGACTGTCATTAGGGAGAAGAAGAAGCTCGCAGAGAAATCGTCGCTCGAATCGGTGGATCTTCTGTCAAGGTTCCTGAGCTCCGGTCACTCCGACGAAAAGTTCGTGACCGATATCGTCATAAGTTTCATTCTCGCGGGGAGAGACACCACCTCCGCCGCACTCACCTGGTTCTTCTGGCTCGTCTCGAAAAACCCGCGAATCGAGCGCGAGATTCTGAACGAGATAACGAGCGAGAAAATCTCGTCGGAGGCAGCGGGCTCAGCCTACGAGGAGACAAAGGACATGGTTTACACGCTCGCGGCGCTGTGCGAGAGCATGAGGCTATACCCACCAGTGCCGTCGGATAGCAAAGAGGTGGGGAACGACGACGTTTTGCCGGGTGGTACGGCGGTGAGGAAGGGAGAGAAGGTGACGTACCATCCGTACTCGATGGGGAGATTGGAGTCGATTTGGGGTAAGGACTGGGCGGAGTACAGGCCGGAGCGGTGGCTGGAGTGGGACGAGAAGGCTGAGAAGTGGAGCTTTGTAGGGCGTGACCCGTACACTTACCCAGTGTTCCAGGCCGGGCCGAGGATCTGTTTGGGGAAGGAAATGGCGTTCTTGCAGATGAAGAGGGTTGTCGCCGGAGTTATGCGGCGGTTCAGGGTGGTTTCGGCCATAGAAGAAGGCGTGGAACCCGTTTTCGTGTCTTATTTAACTTCCAAAATGAAAGATGGGTTTCCGGTCAAAATTCAGAAGAGAGCTAATGCTTAA
- the LOC133785460 gene encoding myosin-binding protein 1-like: MAAAEGNSLVEAHQKPRGFMANLTSAACEWFLIFLLLIDAVLSYLLTKFADYCKLQTPCILCSRLDHVIGNERPEFYRNLLCRNHISEISSLISCHIHGKLADGHGMCDDCIFSFTRKNLSFSEMNRILGGKLGLDNCGSGLQSLVISDGSVGTKPCSCCGKPWRPKQNKQRFFQIKSPGNVFPKRDFPLPRFPSHSRLHHRNTSRKMKNQYYHSIKSQGLGKRSFVPLSDVGYTELNINSDSESEVAFSDDDGRSTIPGNSEYENDFLVLSSENPSKVPSNDLISAKVINFSDTRPLLSEMWVQSDVSKAHLPIAFDGASADCIARLNWQESPQKPNPCRLPELILPEEKSTSSNVSEIPQKASIENKLELPDLCDFNHISHEESIENKVELPDLCDFNPLGWCDLFTLDYCPSFVQTSSVAEITGTSDIRHASIDNPEEVLQSLSIPSATCVETCQVVDNLILKPKHIDESKLCELNDSEMERESSSRIVELSVMRKPDRLNEEPKMMPSSSEDTSTQGIDLSLKNTRRWEHDHGDVQITSSSDDIQIFRRSASVESSLESLDAGNVSEIEGESITDRLRRQVEYDRKCIKSLYKELGEERSAASVAANQAMAMITRLQEEKSALHMEALQYLRMMEEQAEYDVDALQKANDLLAEREKEMQDMEAELEFYRLNFPDETVLEDLPGENFELNGMSMKVDNAIIPCQDNKSLPPNLMIAGMSKDSEEPSDTKIPHLGFEEEKMYISRCLQSLEMKLHEISCSVGFSSIGNGEHSKIFADDRIEGEEYLKNEKNLANIQTDEYDSSLKEDLHKCNGSYAAQEDATSSDGEYNHRASSDRQKCFPDQREVSLAALESEVSDLNDRLEALEADHCFLEHMINSLQNGNKGLQFVQEVTHQLKELRKIGIRLRNQSAS, translated from the exons CTACTCACGAAGTTTGCTGATTACTGCAAATTGCAGACTCCTTGCATTTTGTGCTCCAGGCTTGATCATGTTATAGGCAATGAAAGGCCTGAATTTTATCGCAATCTGCTTTGCAGAAATCACATATCAGAGATATCATCTTTGATTTCTTGTCATATTCATGGTAAACTTGCTGATGGCCACGGAATGTGCGACGATTGCATCTTTTCATTCACTAGGAAGAATTTATCTTTCTCAGAAATGAACAGGATTTTGGGGGGTAAGTTGGGATTGGATAATTGTGGCTCTGGTTTACAAAGCTTGGTTATAAGTGATGGTTCTGTGGGTACAAAGCCATGTTCTTGCTGTGGGAAGCCTTGGAGACCAAAACAGAATAAGCAaagatttttccaaataaaatcacCTGGGAATGTATTTCCTAAGCGTGATTTTCCTTTACCACGATTTCCAAGTCATAGTCGCCTGCACCATCGGAATACCTCCAGAAAGATGAAAAATCAATATTATCATTCAATAAAGTCCCAAGGTCTTGGAAAAAGAAGTTTTGTTCCTTTGTCTGATGTAGGGTACACTGAGTTGAATATCAATTCTGACTCTGAATCTGAGGTTGCATTTTCTGATGATGATGGTAGAAGTACTATACCTGGAAATAGTGAATATGAAAACGATTTTCTAGTTCTATCTTCAGAAAATCCATCTAAAGTTCCCTCCAATGACTTGATATCAGCAAAAGTGATTAATTTCTCTGATACTAGACCTTTGCTTTCAGAAATGTGGGTGCAGTCTGATGTTAGCAAGGCTCATCTGCCAATTGCTTTTGATGGTGCTAGTGCAGATTGTATAGCTAGACTCAACTGGCAGGAATCCCCACAGAAGCCTAACCCTTGTAGACTGCCTGAGCTAATTTTACCTGAGGAAAAATCGACATCATCAAATGTATCTGAAATTCCACAAAAGGCATCAATTGAGAACAAGCTCGAACTTCCAGATCTGTGTGATTTCAATCATATTTCACATGAAGAATCAATTGAGAACAAGGTTGAACTTCCAGATCTGTGTGATTTCAATCCTTTAGGATGGTGTGACCTTTTCACTTTGGACTACTGTCCCTCTTTTGTTCAAACTTCATCAGTGGCGG AAATTACAGGAACTAGTGACATTAGACATGCATCCATTGACAACCCTGAGGAAGTTCTGCAGTCACTAAGTATTCCATCTGCAACATGTGTTGAAACTTGCCAGGTTGTTGACAATTTAATTCTGAAGCCAAAACACATTGATGAAAGCAAGTTGTGTGAATTAAATGACAGTGAGATGGAAAGAGAATCATCTTCACGTATTGTTGAACTTTCTGTCATGAGGAAACCTGATAGACTTAATGAGGAACCAAAAATGATGCCATCTTCATCTGAAGATACTTCCACTCAAGGGATTGATTTATCATTAAAGAATACAAGAAGATGGGAACATGATCATGGAGATGTCCAGATAACTTCCAGCTCAGATGACATTCAGATTTTTCGAAGGTCTGCCTCAGTGGAGTCTAGTCTTGAATCTCTGGATGCAGGCAATGTAAGTGAGATTGAGGGTGAAAGTATAACTGATCGGTTAAGAAGACAAGTTGAATATGACAGAAAATGTATTAAATCTTTGTATAAGGAGTTAGGAGAAGAAAGAAGTGCTGCTTCAGTTGCTGCGAATCAGGCAATGGCCATGATTActagattgcaagaagaaaaaTCAGCACTCCATATGGAGGCCCTTCAGTATTTGAGAATGATGGAAGAGCAAGCAGAGTATGATGTAGATGCACTTCAGAAAGCTAATGATCTCCTAGCTGAAAGGGAAAAGGAGATGCAAGATATGGAAGCTGAGCTAGAATTTTATAGGTTGAATTTTCCTGATGAAACAGTTTTGGAAGATTTGCCTGGGGAGAATTTTGAATTGAATGGCATGAGTATGAAAGTGGATAATGCTATCATACCCTGCCAAGATAATAAAAGTCTTCCTCCAAACTTGATGATTGCTGGGATGTCCAAAGATAGTGAGGAGCCTTCTGATACTAAAATTCCACATTTGGGGTTTGAAGAAGAAAAGATGTACATTTCACGATGTTTGCAGAGCTTGGAAATGAAACTACATGAAATTTCTTGTAGTGTTGGTTTCTCCAGCATAGGCAATGGTGAGCATTCTAAAATATTTGCAGATGATAGGATAGAGGGAGAAGAATACCTTAAAAATGAGAAGAATTTGGCAAATATTCAAACGGATGAATATGATTCCTCTTTGAAAGAAGATTTGCACAAGTGTAATGGAAGCTATGCTGCTCAAGAAGACGCAACTAGCTCAGATGGTGAATATAATCATCGTGCTTCCTCCGATAGGCAAAAATGTTTCCCTGACCAAAGAGAAGTTAGTTTGGCTGCTCTAGAAAGTGAAGTCTCAGACCTCAATGACAGGTTGGAAGCACTAGAAGCTGATCATTGTTTTCTCGAGCATATGATTAACTCTCTTCAAAATGGCAACAAGGGATTACAATTTGTTCAAGAAGTAACTCATCAACTTAAGGAATTACGGAAAATTGGGATAAGATTAAGAAATCAGTCTGCTTCTTGA